From Treponema sp. OMZ 787:
AGTTCTTTAAAAAAGACTATATCCCGTGGTGTTGAAATAATTAAAACTTCCCGTATACCTGCAAGCATTAAAACGGAAAGAGGATAGTAGATCATGGGCTTATCATAAAGAGGTAAGATCTGTTTTGTTACAGGTTTAGTCAGCGGATACAAACGGGTACCGGAACCTCCGGCAAGGATTATGGATTTCATAATATAATCTCCTAAAGTTATTTACAAACTTTAAAATGAACTATCTATTTCTTTTAAAATCTGTTTATTCATTTTTTTCCGTTCATGATCAAAGAACCACCCATATTTATTAAAATACTTTATGGCAGAAATGATATGAATTAGTAACATTTTTTTTGATTTATATGAACTATGTGCATGATCATGGATAATCGTAACATTCGGATAGAAAACTGTTTTCCCGGCTCTATGCAGTCTCCGAATAATATCAAAATCTTCAAGATACATAAAAAAATTCTCATCAAAAAAAATATTGAACTTTTTTATTGTATACATCCTTAAAAACATAAAACAACCTGATAAACATGGAGGGTTTATTATCTTATCATAACCAAAATGTTTTAATACATACCTATCATTAACTTTTTTTGAAAAAGTAAACAAAGGTAAAAACCGCCTAATAAACAAATCAAAAGGTGTAGGAAGTAACTTGCATAAATGTTGTAATTTACCATTAGGATATATAACTTTAGGTAACAAATATACCACATCATTATTAGTATTCATAAATAATTCTAAATCATTCAAAATCTGATTATCAAATCGAATATCAGGATTTAAAACAATATGATAATTGGAATTAACCTCTAAAGCCTTATGTAAGGCTATGTTATGAGCAGCACCATAACCTAGATTTTTATTATTAAAGATATATCTAATATTATATAAATCAATTTTTAGTGAATTAAGATCAAATTCTTTTGGGGAATTATCAATAAGGAACAAAAGTCTTTCCGGAGATGGAAGATAAGAATTAATCACATCTTTTAATTGTTGAGAATTGGTATTATATAACACAATTGAAGCTGTAATCATTTATATTCCTTCAACAAATTAGTAAAAAATACTCCGGCTGCGTGTACAAGAAAAGCAATGGTAAAAGTACAAGCAAAAACTGATAAGACTGCAACAACCGAGTTATTATGAAAGAAGCCTATACTATCCATAACCATAATTATCGGATAATGAAATAAATACATACTATATGAATAATCAACTTCTGCAGCAATCGGATTACAAAATTTTAAATTTACCGCTAAAAACATAATAAAACCAGTGATGGCTACCGGAACAAAGATGGAGAGAGAAATAGGGCTTTCTAAATATATGAACAAAATAATAAGTGATAAAACGCATATTTTTATTTTATGTTTTTGCAACCAATTCCAGTTAAGTATGTAAAATATCCCAGATACAAAAATACGTCATATATGCAGGCAGTTGATTCAATAATTGATGCGGAAGATATTCCTTATCCACAAAATATGAAATAATAACAAAATATACATAAGAGGAGAGATAAAGTAAACCTAAAAATATATTCCGTCCTTTTATTTTTAATTTAGTACATTGGCAAAAAGATATTTATATAAATTAATATTTGTAAAATATTCTTTCAATGGCAGCACACTAAATAACGACAAAAGTAAAACAGTAGCAATAATTGTACCATAATATAAAGGTAGTATTCTTTTACATCTTTTAACAAAAAAATCTTTCAATGACACAGAGGTAATACAGCTTTTGGTAACCCAGAAACCGCTTAGAGCAAAAAAAATACTTACCGCGACTCCTCTAAAATTAAGATTAAAAAATGGAATATCGGTAAGCACAACACAATGTTCATATATTACTATCAAACAGCATATTAACCTTATAAAATTAAAAGCATTACGTGAATCAATACTAGTTATCTCTAAGTTTTTATATAATATATTTGCTTGCACAACACCCTCTTATCAATATCAAAATAATAAATCCTTTTAAATTTTTTCAGTCATATCACCCGATTTTTTCTTAAATGTTATTTTCTTCTCAGCTACTAATTTACTAATCATTTTTTCAGCAGGTGACTTCAACTGAGGTTTTGAATCTTTTGTAAAAACTATACGCAAATGCATACTGGTAAACTGAAAATTAGAAATAAAAAAATTATAAGTTTGTAAAAGCTGCTTATATCCATGTTTAGCATCAGAGCCTTTCAATTCAATAAGATAAACACTATTTAAATCTTGAGAATTTCTATCAACTATAACCGAATAATCACACTTTATACCTGATGTAATTAAACAACCGTCAACACGAACTTTCTCCAATTTTTTACAGTCAAAGTTCTCTATTATAAATTCTCTTCCATTCTCCTCTATAACCACACGCTTATTATTAACTGAACATATTATACAATTCTGCAATTTTTTAAAATAATCAGTATTTTGCATATTCGATTTCTTCCAATTTTTCATAATCACTATTTATTATATCGGAACAACTGTCAACTTCACCGGGATCAATTTGCTTTATATCATCAAGGTTAATATTTTGTATTGTTCCATCTTTTACCATATAAGCTGAAACATCATTATATGAAACATGATAATCGGATGATATAACAAAATCAACATCTTTACCTATACTTTTTAATCTCTCTGCATAAATTACATTGTTTAATGTTTCCAATATATACGGACTATGGGTAGTAATAAGCAAATTGTTATACTTATTTTTATTCAAACATTTTAATAAATGTTCCATCACACTTTTTTGTGAATTAGGAAAAAGATTTTGCTCCGGCTCCTCTACAATATTGAAAAAATATGAAGGTGAATACTTTGATGAAATTTTTATTAGCTTTTTTTTCAAGGATTTTATATCGACATTAGAGTGCTTCAACTCACTTAATAATTTTTCAACATCTTTATCAAAAGTATCCATATCCTTAAATGAAAATTCTTCATCCTCTTGCTTAATATTACCGGCAAGTAAATTGGAAAGGAACTCGGTAACCAGAAAAAGAGGTGTCATTGTTTGAAATCCGCTTGCAGCATTTTCCAGATAAACTTTCTTTTTATTTTTTGTTATAGAAATAATATCATTTAATTTGTCATACTCCAATAAAACATCTTTTATTGGAAGAGAAATTCCTTTTTTTATGATTGATTTTGACTTATCAAATTCAATTAAAAAAGCTAATAATGACTGAGATAATTTGTCAATAAGTTTTAATTCTGAAAATCTAAATGATGACAAAAAATTACGTTCAGCAGGTACATACATTATTTTTGCAATATGATAATAATCAGAGTCCTTGGGTGTAATAATAACCTCTTCATTTTCATAAGTTATATTAAAATTTATACCCTTCCAAAATAATCTAGTTGCGGGAGTTAAATAATCATCAATTTGATTAAATTTAAAATGATTTTTTAAATCTTGTTTTTTTAATGTTTCTTTTACTATTCCTTTAACAAGAGCCTTTTCCAACCATGTAAAACATGATACCAGTTTTGCAATTGTACTCTTACCCGACCCTTGAGGACCTATAAAAACAGTAAGTTTTTTGATAGGTATATTTTTAGTTTTTCCATAAATAGGACCAAAATTTTCAATCTGTATATATGGAATAGCGTTTTCATGTGCTAACTCTCTACTCACATCGAACTCCTATATCATCATTTATAATTTTACTATAAAAAGTATTGCTTAAATCTACAATATCCCTACAAAACTTATATGTCAGCTTTTGCACAAAGCACATATCTGTTATTTCAGCAAATCTGTCGTCATTATAAGAATTAAAAAGCTCAGATTGCAAAACATGAGAAGGAGCACTGGAATATTTAGGAATATTATTATATGCTGAAGGAAATTTCTCAGCCGCAAGAGTTATGCAGTAATGCAATAAAAAATAATTATATAGTCTATTATTTTTTTTCCAGTAGGAATAAATACACTCACGAGCAAAGCATAAAATTGGGTTATTCGGTTTTGCAGCCATAAACCAACTCGACATATTCACCAATGAATAACCGGGTTGTAGAACCTGAAAATAAAATAAATCTGCTTCTTCAATCTGCTTAGGTATTTTAGTATCCATTAATAAAACGGTAGAATCCATCCAAATTCCACCATGTGTAATTAATAGGTCCAAACGTAAAATATCAGAAAAATGAGTATTCGTTATCAAACCTTTTTCCCATTTTTTAAGGATAAAATCAGGCAGAGATACATAGTCATATATGTTATCAGCAGTTAAAAGAGTAACCTTATAATCTTTAAGTTTATCTAGAATCGTAGTATAACACTTTTTCACAATAGCAGGTGCAGAATCAAGACCTTGTAACCATAGAAACCAGATTATTTTTCCGGCATCATGTTGTAAGTTTTTAGTTACTTCAGTATGGTCATAGTTCTGAAATATTTTTTTAAACTTACGCTTATATAAAAAAAGGCGTTTATTGCTTAAAATTTCTTCAAATTGCTTTAAACCGGCTCTGTTCTTAGGAATAAACAAAAAAAGCAATAAAGCATAAAACAGTAAACCTTCAAAAAAAAGATTTTTTATATATTTAAGACTACCATTTTTTTTGAAATAGGCAAGTAAGGTTTTCATTCTGCTTCCTTTTTGAATACTCGATAAAAATGATGTCCAATACGGTCTTGTTCAGGAGGAAGTTTCATATAATCACCGTAGTCTTTCCTTAAAATTCTATCATAACATCGCGGAATTTTAAAGAGACAATCTTCAAATTGCCAATCAATTACATCAGAAATATCTGTTTTATTGTAAAAATATTTAAACACAGCTCCAGACCACACAATACATGAAATCAAATTTGAACCCAAAGCTTTTGATTTTTCTATTAAACTCATTTGATTATCATAAATCTTTTTCTTTGAATAAAACAAAGCAAAAAAATATAATGGATATTGTAAAACACTATAAAACCATATCCTCTTTTTTAAAATCCGTTTCCTTGATTTGACTACAAATAAAGCTGTATAAAACCTTGAAAAAAAAGAAATAAAAAAACGCTTGATTTTATTATCACTCACAATATCCATAGGATAAATATCAATAAAGCATCCCATATCCGAATCTTGCTCATTTTCGGTTTCAATTCTAAAACGCGTATCACAAACTCTTGCAAGCATATATGGATAAGCATCATTCGTATCAGGATCAAAATATACATACGGCAACAAAGCTTTTTTATTTTGAATAAAATAATCTTTTAGCTTATCATAGTCTGATCTAGGCATAACAATATCAATATCGTCATCCCAAGGAATAAATCCATTATGCCTAATAGCACCTATAAGCGTGCCATAAAATAAACAATATGTAAGATTCTGTTCTCTGCATATTTTATCAACCAGCTTTAATATTTTTAAAGATTCCAGTTGAATTTCTTTCAATGAAAGCTCCATCATATTTATCATCCATAAATATCAATATATCTCTATTTTAAATCCGAGAAAATCATAAGTTAAAAAATTTATAATTAAAAAAATAAAATAAAAACAACACAATAAATATTTTTTCAATATTACATTTTTATTTGATTTATTAATCATCAAAATCAACATAGGAGCTTCCACAGCATAAAAAAGACTTCCAAACCGCCCAGCCAAAATCTGAAAATCGCGAAAAATTAAATAGTAACAACTACTAATAACATAGATTTGGTATAAATAATGTATTGCAAAATCATCAAAAAGTTTTTTTCGTTTGATAAAAATAAAACCTGTGATAAATAGTTGTTTTAACAAAATAGGATGAGTAAATGGTATAGGTACTAAAAAATCAGATATGTTTAAATATACAACTACTTGCGATGGTAACAATCCCCATCCGGAAAAAAGCAATAAAATTTTTCTGACAGGGAAAAAAATGCTCACGCATAACGAAAATAAAAATGCAATAGCGAGAAATTTATCAAATTTCTTTAAATTATTAATAGAAAGAAAGACAAGCGGTAAGGCCACTAATCCGGCCATATGAAAAGATGCAGCCAGCAAAACAAAAAAAATATATTTAATTTTTTTGTTTTGATATAGAAAAAGTAAAGCATACAATACTATTGCAGATGCCATGCCATTACGTATTTGTACAGCATCTTTTCTTAAAAATTCATGAGACAAAAAAATAAAAAAAGCAATAATAACGTCAGACTTAGATAAAAAAAACGAATAATGTTTGTATCTAAATAAAAAGCTTATAAAACAAAACAAAATAAAATATATTGTTGCAGAATTCCAAAAAAACTTTATAAATGCCTGTAAATAATTATATCCAATTTCAGAATGCTGAGCTTTTGCGTAATTAAAAAAATCATAAGAAAAAAAACTTACAGGAGTATCTTGAAAGAATTGAAGATAATTTCCAAAATCAGCTCTATCAGAATTAATACCTACAAGTATTGGAAATATCAAGAATGAGAATAATATAATAAAATATGACAAATGTGAAAAATATTTTTTGTTACTACCTAAAAAAGCAGAAATAAAAACAAAAAAAATAAAAAAATAAATAAGCATAATAACCCTAGTTATCAATAACTTTGTCTATAACAGGCTGCATAGTCACTTTAATATCATAGTTTTGTTCAGCAAAATCTCTAATAGCATGAATATAGAATTCTCTATCACCATAATTTTTTAATTGATCATAAAAGCTGATAATAGAAGTTATATCAATAGAACTCTCATCTTCAGGCACATAAAATATATAAGGGAATGAATCATTCAATAAATCGATCTTGGTTGAAGAGATCATTGGCAATCCACGTGCCATATACTCACGGCTTTTTAAAAACGAACCTTTATAAATACCTATACGGTGACAACCTAACGAACAAACAGCAATGTCTGATTGATTAAATACATTTGTCAAAAATTCATCTGATAAAGCACCATGAAAAGTGACATATTTTTCTAAATGATATTGTTGAACTTGATATACATATTTTTTAATTGAACTACCATTACCGATAAGCTCTAAATATACCTCTTTATTAATTGTTTTTTTATAATATTCATATAAACCATCTATAAGCCTATCATACCCATGCCATTCATTAAAATTTGCAACAGCAATCAATCGCAAAGTATCAGATTTTTTTTCTTTGGTATATTTCACAATTGGGATTTTGGAACAATCAATCCCATTTACAATTTTAATAGTATGAATTCCAAAAATCATATCATCATTTGAATAAGTAGCAGCATAATCTATATACTTTTTCAAAAAAGTTCTAAATAACCTATCAATAATTAAAAAAATAAAGCCTTTAAAACCCCTATGCTCTCCTTCATATGGATATGTTGGAAACTCATAAATAATTTTGCAACCTATATTATGAAGATATTTCAATAAACATATGCAACCGATATTTATAGGTAAAAAATGCCTAATATAGACAAAATCAATATCTTTAAAACATTCATAATTACCAGATAAATATTGTTTCCTATAAAAAAAGCTATAAAAAAATTTTGAAACATTATCTAAATGTTTTTCTGAAACATTAAATAATTCAACTTTTATATCAGCATCACTAAAAGCCTTAATCTGTCCAAGAATTTTCTTTAAAACACCATCATTCTTTTTATGTTCATCAGTAATTTTATAGCCAAAATTAACAATATATAATCCCTTTTTCATACTTTATAACTTAAACACCTT
This genomic window contains:
- a CDS encoding glycosyltransferase; translation: MITASIVLYNTNSQQLKDVINSYLPSPERLLFLIDNSPKEFDLNSLKIDLYNIRYIFNNKNLGYGAAHNIALHKALEVNSNYHIVLNPDIRFDNQILNDLELFMNTNNDVVYLLPKVIYPNGKLQHLCKLLPTPFDLFIRRFLPLFTFSKKVNDRYVLKHFGYDKIINPPCLSGCFMFLRMYTIKKFNIFFDENFFMYLEDFDIIRRLHRAGKTVFYPNVTIIHDHAHSSYKSKKMLLIHIISAIKYFNKYGWFFDHERKKMNKQILKEIDSSF
- a CDS encoding acyltransferase, with amino-acid sequence MQANILYKNLEITSIDSRNAFNFIRLICCLIVIYEHCVVLTDIPFFNLNFRGVAVSIFFALSGFWVTKSCITSVSLKDFFVKRCKRILPLYYGTIIATVLLLSLFSVLPLKEYFTNINLYKYLFANVLN
- a CDS encoding AAA family ATPase produces the protein MSRELAHENAIPYIQIENFGPIYGKTKNIPIKKLTVFIGPQGSGKSTIAKLVSCFTWLEKALVKGIVKETLKKQDLKNHFKFNQIDDYLTPATRLFWKGINFNITYENEEVIITPKDSDYYHIAKIMYVPAERNFLSSFRFSELKLIDKLSQSLLAFLIEFDKSKSIIKKGISLPIKDVLLEYDKLNDIISITKNKKKVYLENAASGFQTMTPLFLVTEFLSNLLAGNIKQEDEEFSFKDMDTFDKDVEKLLSELKHSNVDIKSLKKKLIKISSKYSPSYFFNIVEEPEQNLFPNSQKSVMEHLLKCLNKNKYNNLLITTHSPYILETLNNVIYAERLKSIGKDVDFVISSDYHVSYNDVSAYMVKDGTIQNINLDDIKQIDPGEVDSCSDIINSDYEKLEEIEYAKY
- a CDS encoding capsular polysaccharide synthesis protein codes for the protein MKTLLAYFKKNGSLKYIKNLFFEGLLFYALLLFLFIPKNRAGLKQFEEILSNKRLFLYKRKFKKIFQNYDHTEVTKNLQHDAGKIIWFLWLQGLDSAPAIVKKCYTTILDKLKDYKVTLLTADNIYDYVSLPDFILKKWEKGLITNTHFSDILRLDLLITHGGIWMDSTVLLMDTKIPKQIEEADLFYFQVLQPGYSLVNMSSWFMAAKPNNPILCFARECIYSYWKKNNRLYNYFLLHYCITLAAEKFPSAYNNIPKYSSAPSHVLQSELFNSYNDDRFAEITDMCFVQKLTYKFCRDIVDLSNTFYSKIINDDIGVRCE
- a CDS encoding phosphorylcholine transferase LicD; translated protein: MMELSLKEIQLESLKILKLVDKICREQNLTYCLFYGTLIGAIRHNGFIPWDDDIDIVMPRSDYDKLKDYFIQNKKALLPYVYFDPDTNDAYPYMLARVCDTRFRIETENEQDSDMGCFIDIYPMDIVSDNKIKRFFISFFSRFYTALFVVKSRKRILKKRIWFYSVLQYPLYFFALFYSKKKIYDNQMSLIEKSKALGSNLISCIVWSGAVFKYFYNKTDISDVIDWQFEDCLFKIPRCYDRILRKDYGDYMKLPPEQDRIGHHFYRVFKKEAE
- a CDS encoding EpsG family protein, producing MLIYFFIFFVFISAFLGSNKKYFSHLSYFIILFSFLIFPILVGINSDRADFGNYLQFFQDTPVSFFSYDFFNYAKAQHSEIGYNYLQAFIKFFWNSATIYFILFCFISFLFRYKHYSFFLSKSDVIIAFFIFLSHEFLRKDAVQIRNGMASAIVLYALLFLYQNKKIKYIFFVLLAASFHMAGLVALPLVFLSINNLKKFDKFLAIAFLFSLCVSIFFPVRKILLLFSGWGLLPSQVVVYLNISDFLVPIPFTHPILLKQLFITGFIFIKRKKLFDDFAIHYLYQIYVISSCYYLIFRDFQILAGRFGSLFYAVEAPMLILMINKSNKNVILKKYLLCCFYFIFLIINFLTYDFLGFKIEIY
- a CDS encoding glycosyltransferase gives rise to the protein MKKGLYIVNFGYKITDEHKKNDGVLKKILGQIKAFSDADIKVELFNVSEKHLDNVSKFFYSFFYRKQYLSGNYECFKDIDFVYIRHFLPINIGCICLLKYLHNIGCKIIYEFPTYPYEGEHRGFKGFIFLIIDRLFRTFLKKYIDYAATYSNDDMIFGIHTIKIVNGIDCSKIPIVKYTKEKKSDTLRLIAVANFNEWHGYDRLIDGLYEYYKKTINKEVYLELIGNGSSIKKYVYQVQQYHLEKYVTFHGALSDEFLTNVFNQSDIAVCSLGCHRIGIYKGSFLKSREYMARGLPMISSTKIDLLNDSFPYIFYVPEDESSIDITSIISFYDQLKNYGDREFYIHAIRDFAEQNYDIKVTMQPVIDKVIDN